The following are from one region of the Endozoicomonas sp. 4G genome:
- a CDS encoding YceI family protein: protein MKKFLLFLPLLVVCGLSKAAQYELNRDISRVSFATVKLQYVIEPATISSLTGSINETGQLTLDIPISGIDTGIGIRNERLQQLFFQSELFPSVKVSAQISNSLLASDTVVQQLTVPAKVTLHGQTQALEFSVNVVKSGKLLSVASAKPVIVRASQFGIPAKNLTELAKTVGQIPISDAVPVYFSLVFSK, encoded by the coding sequence ATGAAAAAATTTCTGCTATTCCTGCCATTACTCGTGGTTTGCGGACTCAGTAAAGCGGCGCAGTATGAATTAAACCGGGACATCTCAAGAGTGTCGTTCGCTACGGTGAAGTTACAGTACGTTATTGAGCCAGCGACAATATCCTCTCTAACGGGCAGTATTAATGAAACCGGTCAGTTAACTCTGGATATTCCCATCTCTGGCATTGACACCGGAATTGGCATAAGAAATGAACGCTTGCAGCAGCTATTTTTCCAATCGGAGCTATTTCCCAGCGTTAAGGTCTCTGCACAAATTTCTAACTCTTTATTAGCTTCTGACACAGTAGTTCAACAGCTGACGGTTCCGGCAAAAGTAACCCTGCATGGTCAGACACAAGCGTTGGAATTTTCAGTCAATGTGGTAAAAAGCGGAAAGCTGTTGTCGGTAGCCAGTGCCAAGCCGGTTATCGTTCGAGCTTCACAATTTGGTATTCCAGCTAAAAATCTGACAGAACTGGCTAAAACCGTGGGTCAGATCCCGATTTCTGACGCCGTTCCTGTTTATTTCTCATTAGTGTTCTCAAAATAA
- the leuS gene encoding leucine--tRNA ligase, translating to MEAHYQPHKIETEAQKYWEENDSFAVTEEAGKEKYYCLSMFPYPSGRLHMGHVRNYTIGDVVSRYQRMQGKNVLQPMGWDAFGLPAENAAIKHKTAPAPWTYENIDYMKGQLKRLGFGYDWNRELATCKPDYYKWEQWFFTQLYEKGLVYKKMSSVNWCPNDATVLANEQVEDGRCWRCDTLVERKELPQWFVKITAYADELLADLDQLEDWPEQVKAMQRNWIGRSEGVQMTFEVANPAEGSPEAFQIYTTRPDTLMGVTYVGVAAEHPIAKAAAANNPGLATFIEECKSQGVTEAEMATMEKLGVDTGIRAIHPITGKEVPVWAANFVLMDYGTGAVMAVPGHDQRDYEFATRFKLPVEQVIEPANGEECDLSKAAFTEKGRLIHSGEFDGLTSQEAFNAIADQLIAQGKGEKQVNYRLRDWGVSRQRYWGAPIPMRYLEDGTEVTVPPEDLPVLLPEEVEMDGVQSPIKADPEWAKTTHNGQAATRETDTFDTFMESSWYYARYCSPQTDEQMLNPAAANYWLPVDQYIGGIEHAVMHLLYSRFFHKLLRDAGLVDSDEPFKKLLCQGMVLADTFYTLDEKGLKHWIAPNDVDFELDDKGRLVKATLKETGEAVEHAGMSKMSKSKNNGIDPQELIDKYGADTIRLYTMFAAPPEQTLEWSESAVEGAHRFLRRFWKQVSEHVASGDVPALDGKSLSKEQKDLRRKTHETIKKVSDDCERRLTFNTAIAAIMELNNAIARFKDTSDQGRAVLREALEASTLMLAPIAPHAMHSVWNALGHAEPVVQTGWPSVDESALEKDAITLVVQVNGKVRAKLDVPASMDKEAIEKLALEQENVSKFTEGKTVRKVIVVPGKLVNIVAN from the coding sequence ATGGAAGCGCATTACCAGCCGCATAAGATTGAAACAGAAGCCCAGAAGTACTGGGAAGAGAACGACAGTTTTGCTGTCACTGAAGAGGCCGGCAAGGAAAAATACTACTGCCTGTCTATGTTCCCCTACCCCAGCGGCCGACTGCACATGGGCCACGTTCGCAACTACACCATTGGCGACGTGGTTTCCCGCTATCAACGTATGCAGGGCAAAAACGTTCTGCAACCTATGGGTTGGGACGCCTTCGGTCTACCGGCAGAAAACGCCGCTATCAAACACAAAACGGCTCCAGCCCCATGGACTTACGAGAACATTGACTACATGAAGGGTCAGCTGAAGCGTCTTGGCTTTGGTTATGACTGGAACCGTGAGCTGGCCACCTGCAAACCGGACTACTACAAATGGGAACAGTGGTTCTTCACCCAGCTGTATGAAAAGGGTCTGGTCTACAAGAAGATGTCCTCTGTAAACTGGTGCCCTAACGACGCTACCGTGCTGGCCAACGAACAGGTAGAGGATGGCCGTTGCTGGCGTTGCGACACCCTGGTGGAGCGTAAAGAACTGCCCCAGTGGTTTGTCAAAATCACCGCTTATGCTGATGAACTGCTGGCAGACCTGGATCAGCTGGAAGACTGGCCCGAACAGGTTAAAGCCATGCAGCGTAACTGGATTGGTCGCTCTGAAGGTGTCCAGATGACCTTCGAAGTGGCTAACCCCGCTGAAGGCTCACCCGAAGCATTCCAGATCTACACCACTCGCCCGGACACGCTGATGGGTGTGACTTACGTGGGCGTTGCTGCCGAGCATCCCATTGCCAAAGCCGCAGCTGCAAACAACCCCGGGCTGGCGACCTTCATTGAAGAATGCAAGTCCCAGGGTGTCACCGAAGCAGAAATGGCCACCATGGAAAAACTGGGTGTCGATACCGGCATTCGCGCCATTCACCCGATAACAGGTAAGGAAGTACCGGTCTGGGCTGCCAACTTCGTACTGATGGATTATGGCACCGGCGCTGTGATGGCCGTGCCCGGTCACGATCAGCGCGACTACGAATTTGCTACCCGTTTTAAACTGCCTGTCGAACAAGTCATTGAGCCTGCAAATGGCGAAGAGTGTGATCTGTCCAAAGCGGCGTTCACTGAAAAAGGCAGACTGATCCATTCCGGGGAATTTGACGGCCTGACCTCTCAGGAAGCCTTCAATGCCATTGCTGACCAACTGATTGCCCAGGGCAAAGGTGAAAAGCAGGTTAACTACCGTCTGCGTGACTGGGGTGTGAGCCGTCAGCGTTACTGGGGCGCTCCGATTCCCATGCGCTACCTGGAAGACGGCACTGAAGTCACTGTCCCTCCTGAAGATCTGCCGGTACTGCTGCCAGAAGAGGTTGAGATGGACGGCGTTCAGTCACCGATCAAAGCCGATCCTGAGTGGGCTAAAACCACTCATAACGGTCAGGCAGCAACCCGTGAAACCGATACCTTCGATACCTTCATGGAATCCAGCTGGTACTACGCCCGCTACTGCTCTCCTCAGACCGACGAGCAAATGCTAAATCCGGCAGCTGCCAACTACTGGCTGCCCGTTGATCAGTACATTGGCGGTATTGAACATGCCGTTATGCACCTGCTCTACTCCCGTTTCTTCCACAAGCTGTTACGTGATGCGGGCCTGGTCGACAGTGACGAGCCTTTTAAAAAATTGCTGTGTCAAGGCATGGTTCTGGCGGATACCTTTTACACGCTGGACGAAAAAGGCCTGAAGCACTGGATTGCACCGAACGATGTAGACTTCGAACTGGACGACAAAGGTCGACTGGTCAAAGCCACTCTGAAAGAAACCGGGGAAGCCGTTGAGCACGCGGGCATGAGCAAAATGTCCAAATCCAAAAACAACGGTATTGACCCACAGGAGCTGATCGACAAATACGGTGCCGACACCATTCGTCTCTACACCATGTTTGCTGCGCCTCCCGAGCAGACCCTGGAATGGTCTGAAAGTGCTGTTGAAGGGGCTCACCGCTTCCTGCGTCGTTTCTGGAAACAGGTTTCCGAACACGTCGCTTCCGGTGATGTACCGGCTCTGGATGGCAAATCTTTGAGCAAGGAACAAAAAGACCTGCGTCGTAAAACTCACGAAACCATCAAAAAGGTTTCCGATGACTGCGAACGTCGCCTGACATTCAATACCGCTATTGCAGCCATCATGGAATTGAACAACGCGATTGCCAGATTCAAGGACACCAGTGACCAGGGCCGCGCCGTTCTTCGTGAAGCCCTGGAAGCCTCCACTCTGATGCTGGCACCTATTGCCCCCCACGCCATGCACAGCGTCTGGAATGCCCTGGGTCATGCCGAACCTGTGGTTCAGACTGGCTGGCCGTCCGTGGATGAGTCGGCCCTGGAAAAAGACGCCATCACCCTGGTGGTTCAGGTCAACGGCAAGGTTCGTGCAAAACTGGATGTTCCAGCCAGCATGGATAAAGAGGCGATTGAAAAGCTGGCCCTTGAACAGGAAAACGTGAGCAAGTTCACTGAAGGGAAGACCGTTCGCAAGGTGATTGTAGTACCGGGAAAACTGGTTAACATTGTTGCCAACTGA
- a CDS encoding SPOR domain-containing protein: protein MSTRTPPKRGASKAASKKKPKQRSKLPGWMWLVTGFAAGFFVAFLIKLTPAPVAVNASAQSAEAAPSDKESPEPIFDFYTVLPEQEVILPEPVERQSPSKETVREKTASTSGSQVQTATKPGVKYLLQAGSFRSAKDADRLKAQLLLAGQEPRVVKVTVGAGELWHRVQLGPFETSESIDQAKQVLADFKIDGLLLKMK, encoded by the coding sequence ATGAGCACCCGTACCCCACCCAAAAGAGGCGCCAGCAAGGCCGCTTCGAAAAAGAAACCCAAACAACGCTCGAAACTGCCGGGCTGGATGTGGCTGGTAACCGGTTTTGCGGCTGGCTTTTTTGTCGCTTTCCTGATCAAGCTGACACCGGCTCCTGTTGCTGTTAATGCTTCTGCGCAGAGTGCTGAAGCGGCTCCCTCCGATAAGGAAAGTCCGGAGCCAATCTTTGATTTTTATACCGTACTGCCCGAGCAGGAAGTAATTCTGCCTGAGCCCGTTGAACGTCAGTCGCCATCTAAAGAAACGGTTCGTGAAAAAACGGCCTCAACATCCGGGTCTCAAGTGCAAACAGCCACTAAGCCCGGTGTGAAGTATTTGTTACAGGCGGGTTCATTCCGAAGTGCCAAAGATGCCGACCGCCTGAAGGCTCAGTTGCTCCTGGCAGGACAGGAACCCAGAGTCGTCAAGGTAACCGTTGGGGCAGGGGAGTTGTGGCACCGGGTTCAGCTGGGGCCTTTTGAAACGTCAGAGAGTATTGATCAGGCAAAGCAGGTGCTGGCTGATTTCAAGATTGATGGTCTGTTACTAAAAATGAAATAA
- a CDS encoding response regulator: MDVSQIAESGVLDNKKVLVAEDNPANQLVLKKLLKKVNLVPVFAENGQEALDQYKSDPGSWDLILMDCEMPVMDGYSATEAIRQFEQEAGVEKQAIIGLSAHAIDELKNKALSKGMDDYLTKPIERDSLFKTLVDYLS; this comes from the coding sequence ATGGACGTTTCTCAAATCGCTGAATCTGGTGTGCTGGATAACAAGAAAGTGCTGGTGGCTGAAGATAATCCCGCCAATCAGCTGGTGCTGAAAAAGCTGCTCAAAAAAGTCAATCTTGTGCCGGTCTTTGCAGAAAATGGTCAGGAAGCTCTTGACCAGTACAAGAGCGATCCGGGTAGCTGGGATTTGATTTTGATGGACTGTGAAATGCCCGTTATGGACGGGTACTCTGCTACCGAAGCGATCCGTCAGTTTGAACAGGAAGCCGGAGTGGAAAAGCAGGCCATTATCGGTCTTAGTGCTCATGCTATTGATGAGTTGAAAAACAAAGCTTTGTCCAAGGGAATGGATGACTACTTAACCAAGCCTATTGAACGTGACAGTCTCTTTAAAACTCTGGTCGATTACCTCAGTTGA